A single region of the Flavobacteriales bacterium genome encodes:
- a CDS encoding glycosyltransferase, protein MSWLVLIISVLYAAVLNRIVRSWNSIETISVENNEPVTVVVVFRNEEQNLPILINGLKTQSIPQSELNIIFVNDHSIDKSAQIVDDFLRNTHIQSQHISIANLGLEGKKAGVTSAVSAANTDLILSTDADCILPPTWVETMRKNAIEKSFVSGPVKFVESNSWWKKLSQLDFLSLIVLGFSSINKTRPTLANGANMMFRKSAFLQVNGYVGNEQIVGGDDVFLLEKLAIAAQPIGVCKSEEALVQTGQPQSFEEFIRQRLRWAGKTRLQLNNPRHDWLLALMVCYMFFFLVIIGALFGGWKAAILAFIVKFVADYLFFKNILPFFKERILLKKVWIASVLHPIYVVLIGVSSKFTSIQWKGRIYKK, encoded by the coding sequence ATGAGTTGGTTGGTTCTAATTATTTCCGTTTTGTACGCCGCTGTTTTAAATAGAATAGTTCGGTCATGGAATTCGATTGAAACTATTTCTGTTGAAAACAATGAACCGGTAACAGTAGTGGTGGTCTTTAGAAACGAGGAGCAAAACCTGCCTATCTTAATTAATGGTTTGAAAACCCAATCGATTCCGCAGTCTGAGTTGAATATCATTTTTGTTAATGATCACTCAATCGACAAATCTGCTCAAATTGTGGATGATTTTTTGAGAAATACACACATCCAATCACAACATATTTCGATTGCCAATTTGGGACTTGAGGGAAAAAAGGCTGGCGTGACATCGGCAGTTTCGGCGGCCAACACAGATTTAATACTCTCGACCGATGCCGATTGCATTTTGCCACCAACCTGGGTAGAAACGATGCGAAAAAATGCCATCGAAAAATCGTTTGTGTCGGGGCCGGTAAAATTTGTTGAATCGAATTCATGGTGGAAAAAACTCTCTCAGCTGGACTTTTTGAGTTTGATTGTTTTGGGTTTTTCTTCCATTAACAAAACCCGACCCACACTTGCCAACGGGGCAAATATGATGTTTCGAAAGTCGGCATTTTTGCAGGTTAATGGATATGTAGGCAATGAACAAATTGTTGGGGGAGACGATGTTTTTTTGCTTGAAAAATTAGCCATTGCCGCACAACCTATAGGCGTGTGCAAATCGGAAGAAGCGTTGGTGCAAACTGGCCAACCACAATCATTTGAAGAATTTATAAGGCAACGATTGAGGTGGGCAGGAAAAACTAGGTTGCAGCTAAACAACCCCCGTCACGATTGGTTGTTGGCCTTGATGGTGTGCTATATGTTTTTCTTTTTGGTTATAATTGGTGCATTGTTTGGAGGCTGGAAAGCCGCAATTTTGGCTTTTATTGTAAAGTTCGTGGCCGACTATTTATTCTTCAAAAACATATTGCCTTTTTTTAAAGAAAGAATACTGCTGAAAAAAGTTTGGATAGCCAGTGTGTTGCACCCTATTTATGTGGTTTTGATTGGTGTGAGCAGCAAGTTTACCTCAATTCAATGGAAAGGAAGAATCTATAAAAAATAG
- a CDS encoding flippase-like domain-containing protein, with protein sequence MSEKGNRPKQTVWIRYAKWLVTVFAFIFLINEIFVKRDAVAMVEDYKELIAQKWWVVAIVLLLMPINWLLESIKWKILFAKFGSMSLPKAFKGTLMGVAVGLFTINGVGEFVGRMTAVPIRKRQEAVSSSMVASMAQLAVTITIGGAFVVYFGSLFIDDGRLVMAKIAAFSTVLVGIVAYYFMPQLAKKGLSKALFLNRYNHFIDSFDQFERKTLTTIYGLSLLRYSVFSFQLGFLLYHFGGFTDFKFVLLIPVYYYIQTLIPTVALGEVGVRGYILTTLFSQSLSSSDVILVSFIIWFINLVLPGIIGMILLIKTKISLT encoded by the coding sequence TTGTCGGAAAAAGGTAATCGGCCAAAGCAAACTGTGTGGATAAGGTATGCCAAATGGCTTGTTACGGTTTTTGCTTTTATTTTTCTGATAAACGAAATATTTGTAAAACGGGATGCCGTGGCTATGGTGGAAGATTATAAAGAATTGATTGCACAAAAATGGTGGGTAGTAGCAATTGTGCTTTTGCTAATGCCAATCAATTGGCTACTGGAGTCGATAAAATGGAAAATACTCTTTGCCAAATTTGGCTCAATGAGCTTGCCAAAAGCATTCAAAGGAACATTGATGGGGGTGGCGGTTGGTTTATTTACCATTAATGGAGTTGGTGAGTTTGTGGGGAGAATGACGGCAGTACCCATCAGAAAAAGACAAGAAGCTGTTTCGTCCAGTATGGTGGCAAGTATGGCTCAGTTGGCGGTCACCATTACTATTGGTGGGGCATTTGTGGTTTATTTTGGTTCGTTGTTTATAGATGATGGCCGTTTGGTAATGGCAAAAATTGCTGCCTTTTCAACTGTTTTGGTTGGAATTGTGGCGTATTACTTTATGCCGCAATTAGCTAAAAAAGGACTTTCGAAAGCCTTATTTTTAAACAGATACAATCACTTTATCGATTCATTCGACCAATTTGAACGCAAGACATTGACCACCATTTACGGGCTTTCTTTGTTGCGATATTCGGTTTTCTCCTTCCAATTAGGCTTTCTACTCTATCATTTTGGAGGCTTTACCGATTTTAAATTTGTCCTGCTTATTCCGGTTTATTACTACATACAAACCTTAATTCCGACTGTTGCCCTGGGCGAAGTGGGAGTTCGTGGATATATTTTGACCACGCTGTTCAGCCAGAGTTTATCCTCATCCGATGTCATTTTGGTGTCGTTCATTATCTGGTTTATAAATTTGGTTTTACCTGGCATCATTGGAATGATTCTTTTGATAAAAACAAAAATATCGTTGACATGA
- the ruvC gene encoding crossover junction endodeoxyribonuclease RuvC: protein MANKLLDTDFDKIILGIDPGTNIMGYGILGCTKKSFQLISMGIISLNKYDSHALRLKKIFERVLSLIDSYHPDEMALEAPFYGKNVQSMLKLGRAQGVAMAAGLHRELPIFEYAPKRIKQSITGNGNASKEQVASMLQTLLKFESIPQNLDATDGMAAAVCHFFQNGSNQVSETKSYGSWSSFVSDNPKRVK, encoded by the coding sequence ATGGCAAATAAGCTGTTAGATACCGACTTCGATAAAATTATTCTTGGCATAGACCCGGGTACAAATATAATGGGCTATGGCATTTTAGGTTGTACAAAAAAGTCGTTTCAGCTTATAAGTATGGGCATTATATCTCTAAATAAGTACGACTCGCATGCTTTAAGGCTCAAAAAAATTTTTGAGCGAGTTTTGAGTTTGATAGACAGCTACCACCCAGATGAAATGGCTCTTGAAGCACCTTTTTATGGAAAAAATGTACAGAGCATGCTCAAACTTGGCAGGGCACAAGGTGTGGCTATGGCAGCCGGATTGCACCGCGAGTTACCCATATTTGAATATGCACCAAAACGCATAAAACAAAGCATAACGGGCAATGGCAATGCCAGTAAAGAGCAGGTGGCCTCGATGCTTCAAACCCTCCTTAAGTTTGAGAGCATACCCCAAAACCTCGATGCCACCGACGGAATGGCTGCGGCAGTCTGTCATTTTTTTCAAAATGGAAGCAACCAAGTTTCTGAAACGAAGAGCTATGGCAGTTGGTCATCGTTTGTGAGCGATAACCCGAAGAGGGTGAAATGA